Within Williamwhitmania sp., the genomic segment GACCAGTGGTATTGCAAGGTTTGGATTCCATTGAATGTCTTCCAACTTGCTAAAATCGAAGTCCGCGCTTTTGATGCAACCAGAGAGTGGAATCAGCAGCAAAATTAGGGCGAAAGCGATGTTTGCGACGTTAATTCGGTTCATAGTATATTGGGTTTGGGTATTTCAAAAGTAAACAATTTTAGATAGGGTTGACCATCAATTTACTGATTGGTGAAGATTTATGAACTATATTTGGTCATTACCTAAAAACTTGTGAACGATGAAAATAATAAAATGGTTACTTTTTGGAATTATAGGGCTTGCCGTATTATTGCTAGTCATGGCCCTGTTTTTACCTTCCAACAAGCACCTCGAAGGTAAAATCGTTATCAAGGCTCCAACACGGATTATCTATCCGCAAATTGCCAACTTCCACAACTGGGAGAAATGGTCCCCGTTCCAGGCTGCCGACTCTACAATGGTTTCGGAATACAGTGGACAGGAGATGACCAAAGGTGCCAGCACCTCGTGGAAAAGCAAAAAGAATGGGAACGGCAGCATGACCATTGTGGAGGTCATACCAAACGCCATGATCAACACCAAGCTGATTTTTGCCGACAGCAGCGAGGCCATGAGCGACTGGATACTGAAGCCCTTAGTTGATGGCACAGAAGTTACTTGGACTACCGATATTCAACACCTCTCCTACCCAGTGGGGCGCCTGATGGGGTTAATTATGAAAGGGTTGATGAGGCCCATGTTCGACAAGGGACTTGCCAGCCTAAAAACTCTTTGCGAATCGCTACCGTTGCACTCCAAAACGAGCGACGTTATGCAGGTTACCATGCCCAAACAAATTGCCATTTCCATTGCCGATTCAGCACTCCCAGCCGATATGGGAAAGAAGATGGGTGAGATGTTTGGCCAGCTTCAAACGTTTATGAAAAAGAATAAGTTTCAGTTTGCCGGAGCGCCCTTTGGCAAGTATCCGGAATGGAACCCGGAGGGCATCAACCACTTTGCAGTTGGTATTCCGGTGGACAGGATGGTAAAACCCCTAGGAAACATCATGGTAGATAGCATTCCATACATGGATGCCTTAATGGTTTCGCACTTTGGCTCCTATGAGACCATTGGCGATGCCCATGAGAAGATTGGAGCATACGCCGAATCGAAGGGCATTGAATTCAATGGACCAGCTTGGGAGGAATATATTACCGACCCCATGACCGAACCGGATACAATGAAGTGGGAAACTAAAATTTACTATCCAATAAAGAAATAGCTGCCATTCGGTTATACAGAAAAATCCCGGCTTATGCAGTCGGAATTTTTTGCTATTTTTTCCAATCAAGTTCAATGAGCATGAGGGTGGCAACCTTTACACCACCAATCTCTGCTGGCTGCCACTTGGGTGAACCATAAAGCAGCTTATGAGCCTC encodes:
- a CDS encoding SRPBCC family protein: MKIIKWLLFGIIGLAVLLLVMALFLPSNKHLEGKIVIKAPTRIIYPQIANFHNWEKWSPFQAADSTMVSEYSGQEMTKGASTSWKSKKNGNGSMTIVEVIPNAMINTKLIFADSSEAMSDWILKPLVDGTEVTWTTDIQHLSYPVGRLMGLIMKGLMRPMFDKGLASLKTLCESLPLHSKTSDVMQVTMPKQIAISIADSALPADMGKKMGEMFGQLQTFMKKNKFQFAGAPFGKYPEWNPEGINHFAVGIPVDRMVKPLGNIMVDSIPYMDALMVSHFGSYETIGDAHEKIGAYAESKGIEFNGPAWEEYITDPMTEPDTMKWETKIYYPIKK